A stretch of DNA from Acinetobacter sp. C26M:
GTCGTCAAGCACTACGACTGCCACCCCAGAAGTGGCCAGCAATTCAAAAGCGCGAGTATTATTTGCCAGCCTTGTCGGTACGACAATTGAGTTTTTCGACTTTTATATCTATGCCACAGCAGCAGTACTCATTTTTCCACACTTATTTTTCCCTGAAAGTAGCGATGGTGCTGCGGTGCTTAAGTCACTCGCGACCTTTGCGATTGCTTTTATCGCCCGACCGATTGGCGCAGCAATTTTTGGACATCTCGGTGACCGAATCGGACGCAAGGCCACGTTAGTTGCTGCCTTGCTGACCATGGGGATTTCAACAGTGTGTATTGGTCTGTTACCGACCTATGCACAAATTGGTCTAGCAGCACCACTATTGCTTGCCTTATGTCGTTTAGGCCAAGGTTTAGGTTTAGGTGGTGAATGGAGCGGTGCAGTACTGCTTGCTACTGAGAATGCACCAGAGGGTAAACGCGCTTGGTATGGTATGTTTCCTCAACTCGGTGCACCAATCGGTTTCATCCTTGCAACAGGCTCATTCTTGCTACTCAATGCCTTTATGTCTGAACAAGCATTTATGACATGGGGTTGGCGTATTCCATTTATTGCCAGTGCTGTGTTGGTTTTAGTTGGTTTATACATCCGTTTAAAACTGCATGAAACCCCTGCTTTCCAAAAAGTATTAAACAAGCAAAAAGAAGTGAATGTACCGTTTAAAGAGGTCATGACCAAGCATTTACCAATGTTGGTGCTTGGGACAATTGCAGCCATCTGTACTTTCGTGGTGTTCTATCTCACCACCGTATTTGCCTTGAACTGGGGTACCACCAAGCTCGGCTATGCCCGTGGTGAATTCTTAGTATTACAGCTCATCGCGACCTTATGTTTTGCAGCCTTTATTCCACTCTCAGCAATTTTTGCAGAGAAGTTTGGTCGTAAAAATACGTCGATTGCAGTATGTATTCTTTCTGCACTATTTGGATTGTGTTTCGCACCGCTATTAGGTTCAGGTAGTCCAATTCTGGTATTCCTGTTCTTATGTATCGGTCTTTCGATTATGGGCTTAACCTATGGCCCAATTGGTACGGTACTGTCTGAAATCTTCCCCACCTCAGTTCGCTATACTGGCTCAGCACTGACTTTTAACCTAGCTGGTATTTTTGGTGCATCCTTTGCGCCTTATATCGCCACCAAGCTCGCAGAAAGTTATGGCTTAGGCGCAGTTGGTTTATATTTAAGTCTGGCTTCCATTTTATCGTTGATCGCATTTTTAATGATTCGCGAAACCAAACATGATGATGTAAATAACCAGATCTAATCATTATTTTTCAGATGATCTGTGAAAAATACACGCTCAGATCATCTGAAATACCATTCAATTGCATAGTTTTTATCTTATAAAGTTGCTTTTACAACTGCATTCTTCCAAATATTTTTTATGCTAAAATAGCCGCCTTCATTTTTTTTAGACGATTGTGTTATGTACGCAGTGATTATCGTTGCCGTATTTTTAATCAGCTTTTTATATACCTATTTTCGGGGCAAAGAACGATTAAAAGCATCTCGACAATTATTTGACCATTCGACATTTTTAGCGCCCGTGAACATGTTCATGACTGGTTTTTCTAAATTGCCGAACCAACCCTTCTTTGATGTGGCACAGTTTCCAGAACTGAAGCCCTTACAAGACAATTGGCAAGTGATTCGAGAAGAAGCAATTCAACTGCAAAACCAAATTAAAGCGTCTGAAAAAAATAATGATGCTGGCTTTAATACTTTCTTTAAACGTGGGTGGAAACGTTTTTATCTAAAATGGTATCAAGACAGCCATCCTTCAGCACAGCAACTCTGCCCAAAAACAGTGGCTCTGTTGGAAAGCATTCCTTCAGTCAAAGCAGCGATGTTTACCGAACTACCATCAGGTAGTTATCTGGGTAAACACCGTGATCCTTATGCTGGTTCTGTTCGTTATCACTTAGGTCTGGTCACGCCAAATAGTGATGATTGCTTTATTGAAGTCGATCAAGAGCGTTATAGCTGGAGAGATGGTGAGGCAACCGTTTTTGATGAAACCTTTGTGCATTGGGCTGAAAACAAAACTGAGGAAACCCGTATCATCTTATTCTGTGATATTGAACGTCCAATGAAATGGGGCTGGGCACAAAAGTTGAATTATTGGTTTGGTCGTAATGTCATGTCTGCGGCAAGCTCACCGAATGATGATCAAGACAAAACTGGTTTTATTAACCGTATTTTCAAATATGGTTATGCCGTCCACCATTATGGTCGTGGCTTAAAAGAGCGTAATCGCCCACTCTACTATGTATCCAAGTGGTTACTATTTGCCATCCTGATTGGTTTAATTTTATTACCAAGTTTTTTATAAAAATATTCTTCCATAAAAAAGAGATGCAATTGCATCTCTTTTTTATTTTTAAACAAATCGTAATTAATTTGCTTTTGCTGTCTGTGTACTAGCCGTTTGTGCTGCCGCAGCATTCGCAGCCTGAACAGCAGTTTCACCGATTAAAGCAATCTTCGCTTTCTCTTGGCTTTGTGCTGACAATGCAGGGTTTGATGCCACAATACGGTTAATATTTGCTGAGTTTGCAGGTGCGATTGCTGCAGTTTGCAATACGATTGGGCGATTGCCTGTATCACCTAAGGTATAGCGAATGCCAGTACGCGGACTAATAACTGTAGTTACTTCACGTTTTATTTGAGCTTCTGCAGTAGTGGTACCTTTTGCTGCCAAAACTTTATCCACAGTCGTGGTTTGTGGGGCATCATCTGCAAATGCAAAACCAGATACCGCCGCACTTGCCAAAATTAAAAGTTGTAATGGTTTTTTCATTGTCTTCCCGCTTTTAAGGCGCACTCAATCAAGATCTATAAGTCCAATAATGAAACTACAAAGTGTGCTTGTACTCAAGTAAATTCTCGTAAAAAAGCAGAGACAAATGCTCTGCTTTTTTATTTTAGGTTCGTCTAGGTCAAAACTTAGATTTTACCGTGACATTGCTTGTACTTTAGACCTGAACCACACGGACAAGGTGCATTACGACTTTCTGGAACTGGGAATGTATGATCAGCAATTTCTTCAGAAGCGGTTACTTCACCGGTTAGGCCATCAACATCATCATGTTCAAAAGAAAGGCGCATTGATTCAGCCTGACGTTGTTGCTGAGCTTCAAGTTCAACCAACTCTTCTGCCGTTGGTACATGAACACGAGATAAATCAGTCACCACATCTGACTTAATCACACCCAACATATTTACAAATAAGTTGAATGCTTCTTTCTTGTATTCTTGCTCAGGATTCTTCTGTGCATAGCCACGTAAATGAATCCCTTGACGTAGATAATCCATCGCAGCCAAATGATCTTTCCAATGGCGATCAAGTGAGTTCAACATAAAGTGACGTTCAAGCATTGCTGCTGATTCATCACCCATTTGTTCACGGCGTTGACGATAACGTGCAATTACCTCATCAGTAATACGTGCAATCAAACCTTCTTCATCTAAACGACGATCTTGGTCTAACCATTGCTGTACAGGCAGGTCAATGCCTAAATCTGTATGCAAAGCGTTTTCTAGACCGTTAATATCCCACTGATCGTGAACCGACTCTGGTGGAATAAAGTCCGCAATTAAGCCCTTCACCACTTCTTGATGCATTTCTTCAATGTAATCTTGTAAAGTGCTTTCAGCCAATACTTCATCACGTTGCGAGTAAATGATCTTACGTTGTTCGTTGTTAACATCGTCATACTTCAATAAGTTCTTACGAATATCAAAGTTACGTGCTTCAACTTTACGCTGTGCATTCTCGATTGAACGACTGACCATTTTGTGTTCAATGGCTTCACTTTCTTGTAAGCCCATTGCACGCATCATAGCAACCACACGATCACCCGCGAAGATACGCATCAAATCATCTTCAAGTGACAAATAGAAACGAGATACACCAGGGTCACCCTGACGACCAGCACGACCACGCAGCTGGTTATCAATACGACGTGATTCATGACGTTCAGAACCAATGATATGTAAACCACCAGAACTTAAAACATCTTCGTGATCTTTTTCCCACTGTGCCTGTAAACGCGCTTCATCTTCTGGCGTTGAATTTTCAATTTTGGCAAGCTTGGCTTTCCAGTTACCACCCAGCAAAATATCCGTACCACGACCCGCCATGTTTGTCGCAATCGTCACAGCATTTGGACTACCCGCTTGAGCAATAATATCCGCTTCGCGTTCATGCTGTTTTGCGTTCAAGACTTCGTGATGAATACCCGCTTGTAACAACTTAGAAGACAAGATTTCACTTGCTTCAATGGTCGCTGTACCAATCAAGATCGGTGCAACACCCTGCTGACGAATATTGGTAATTTCTTCGATAATCGCAGTGTATTTACCATTACGGTTTAAATAGATTAAATCGTTATGATCTTTACGAACCATTGGACGATGTGTCGGAATAATCACAACGTCTAAGCCATAAATCTCTTTCATTTCCGCAGCTTCTGTATCGGCAGTACCGGTCATACCTGAAAGCTTTTTATATAGACGGAAATAGTTCTGGAAAGTTGTTGTTGCAAGTGTTTGGTTTTCAGGTTGAATTTCCATGTTTTCTTTGGCTTCAACCGCTTGATGCAAACCTTCTGACCAACGACGACCTGGCATTGTACGACCAGTACTTTCATCCACAATAATGACTTCTTCTTTCTGAGTCTGTGGATTAACACCGATGATGTAGTGCACGTTCTTTTGATAGAGATAATGTGCACGAATCGCTGCAGTCACATGGTGAACCAAATTCAGGTTGGTTGCTGAATACAGGCTTTCACCCTCAGCCAACAAGCCCATTTCAATCAGATTTTGCTCAACTGTTTCATAACCAACTTCAGTCATTTCCACTGAACGTTGTTTCTCATCCACCCAAAAATGTCCGCCATCAGCCACTTTTTCTTCTTTCTGTGGACGAAGTGTTGGAGGAATATTATTAATGAGCTGATAAAGATGAGATGAATCTTCACTTTGACCAGAAATGATCAATGGCGTACGCGCCTCATCAATTAAAATTGAGTCAACTTCATCAATGATGGCATAGCTTAAACCACGCTGTTTTTTCTCTTGTAGAGAAAACACCATATTGTCGCGTAGATAGTCGAAACCGAACTCATTGTTGGTCCCGTAAGTAATATCGGCAGTATACGCTTGTGCTTTTTCATCTGGCATTTGCATGGAGTAAATCACACCAATGCTCAAGCCTAAGAATTCAAATAGTGGACGGTTTAACTCAGCATCACGTTGCGCCAAGTAATCATTCACTGTAATCACGTGAACACCTTGACCACTTAATGCATTAAGGTAACAAGCCAAAGTACCCATCAGGGTTTTACCTTCACCTGTACGCATCTCAGCAATTTTACCTTCATGTAAGGTAATACCACCGATGAGCTGCACATCATAGTGACGCATACCCATGACACGTTTTGCAGCTTCACGACAAACAGCAAAAGCTTCTGGTAATAATTTATCTAAACTTTCACCATTATTAAAACGTTGTTTGAATTCTGGAGTTTTTGCAGAGAGGTCTGCATCGTTAAGAGCAGATATCGTCGGTTCAAGCGCATTGATTTGTTCAACAATTTTACGCATGCGTTTGAGCTCACGCTCATTTTTTGTACCGAAGATACCTCCGATCAGACTTGCCAACATGAATAAACTCTCTAATCCTGTTTGTTATAAGGTTTGTCAATTTCAACAAACCCTAGGTCGGTTAATTTTTTCTTAGCTGTTATTATGGAGTCAGAAATTAGAACTACAAGTGCTTTGCATTCAAACAGGCAAAAAAATCTGCGAGGCGATTCTGACGTCACATCACTAAAGATGCGTTAATGTAGCAAATTTGCATTTAACTTACATCGATTTGAATGTGAATTTCTGATCATTTTTTTAGCATCGCTACTTATGCATATCTCAAAAACTCATAATAAAATGAAAAAACAATCTTTTTATTTATAAGGAGAATACTGCATATTGAATACAGACAGAAAACATAAAGAATGTATAGAGGACTGATCATGACATTACGTTTAGGCGACATCGCCCCAAATTTCCAACAACAATCAAGCCAAGGTGATATTGATTTTTATGGCTTTTTAGGGGATAGCTGGGGGATTCTTTTTTCCCATCCAGCGGACTACACCCCGGTCTGTACCACGGAACTTGGCTATACCGCAAAGCTAAAAGATGAGTTTGATAAGCGTGGTGTGAAAGCCATTGCACTTTCTGTGGACGATGTTGAATCACATCAAGGTTGGATTCAAGACATCAACGAAACACAGAATACTACTGTTAATTTTCCAATCATTGCCGACAAAGACCGTAAAGTTTCTGAGCTGTATGAGTTTATTCATCCAAATGCCAGTGAGACCTTAACAGTGCGTTCATTGGTAATTATTGACCCGAACAAAAAAGTTCGCTTGATTATTACCTACCCAGCATCAACAGGTCGTAATTTTAATGAAGTACTCCGTGTAGTCGACTCACTGCAACTAACCGACAAGCATAAAGTGGCAACCCCTGCCAACTGGCAACATGGTGAAGATGTGGTCATTGTACCGTCCTTGAAAGATGAGGAAGAAATCAAACAACGCTTCCCGAAAGGCTACAAGGCAGTCAAACCTTATTTACGATTGACCCCACAGCCTGAGTGAGGATCAAACGAGCAACGCTCGTTCCGAAACGCAAGATGAGCAGCTATGCTGTGAATTAAGGGATTGAAGCCGATTAAAGGCTTCAAGCGAAGTGCAAGACAAACGAAGTGCGTAGCAATAAAGACGAGCAACGCTCGTTCCTGAGAAGCGACTAAAGCTTCGCAAGAAGATGAACAGCTATGCTGTGAATTAAAAGATTGAAGCCGATTAAAGGCTTCAAGCAAAGTGCAAGACAAACGAAGTGCGTAGCAATAAAGACGAGCAACGCTCGTTCCTGAAAAGATTGAAGAACAAACATCAAGCCTATCCATTTGATAGGCTTTTTTATGTGCAATTGAAATTTGTTTTGGTATTCCTGAATCAATAGGTTATAAGAATAATTCGATCCGCCACACAATAAAAACAGCACCATGATCTACAATATCCACCATCTGCACTGTGGAAGCTTCTGCCCTGTTTGTGCCCCTTTATTTGGACAAAAAGGCTGGAAAGCACACCTCGTTTGTCATTGCCTATTGATTGAAACTGATCGTGGTTTAGTCTTAATTGACACAGGTCTGGGGCTTCAAGATTATTTACATACCGAACAACGTTTAGGCCGTTTGCTCAAACAATTCGGTTCAATTGTACCGAATTTAAAATTAACTGCCATTCAACAAATACAGCAACTCGGTTTTAACCCGAGTGACGTAAAACATATTTTTGTGACCCATCTAGATTTTGACCATGCGGGTGGAATTTCTGATTTCCCAAATGCTACCGTACATCTCTTAGCTGCGGAATTTAATGCTACCCAATCACTCACAACAAAAGGCAAACTACGCTATAAGACAGAACAATTTAAACAACATCGTCATTGGAGCTTTGCTGAACATAACAATGGAGAGCCATGGTTCAACCTCCAAAAAGTCAAAGGATTACCTCTATTTCAAGATGAAATTCTGATGATTCCACTGATTGGGCATACCGCTGGACACTGTGGGATTGCAATTAAAAAGGCAGATGGATGGGTTCTATTCTGTGGTGATGCCTATTACACCCATTTGGAACTCAATCCGAAAAATAAACTCAGAGCCCTGGACCTCACCGAACGATTACTCGCGGAAGAGAACCAACTGCGTTTGCAAAACCTGAAACAGTTACAATATCTAGCTCAACATGAACCAAGCATTGAGTTAATTTGTGCGCACGATCCAGTCGAATTCAATCGTTATCAGTAAAGCATATGAAAAAAACACTCATTACCGTTGCTCTTGTTTCAACATTAACACTTGGTGGGTGCATGAAACACCCAAGTTTGGATGATGAACAACGCCCAAAAAATTGGGGAACACTCATTTCTCATACGCATAATTTTTATCAAATTAGCAATGATGTATTTCGTAGTGATCAGCCCAGCAATGAGCTCATTCCAAGCCTAAAACAATATAATATTGATACGGTCATCAATCTCAGAGCCAGAAATGAAGATGCCAAAGTTTTAAAAGATCAACCTTTTAATCTAGTGCATATTCCGATTTATACATGGGCCATCAATCGTCAAGACCTATTGCAGACCATGCAAGCGATTCAAACAGCTAAACAAAACAATCATAAAATTTTAGTACATTGTTATCATGGCTCAGATCGTACCG
This window harbors:
- a CDS encoding MFS transporter encodes the protein MSSSTTTATPEVASNSKARVLFASLVGTTIEFFDFYIYATAAVLIFPHLFFPESSDGAAVLKSLATFAIAFIARPIGAAIFGHLGDRIGRKATLVAALLTMGISTVCIGLLPTYAQIGLAAPLLLALCRLGQGLGLGGEWSGAVLLATENAPEGKRAWYGMFPQLGAPIGFILATGSFLLLNAFMSEQAFMTWGWRIPFIASAVLVLVGLYIRLKLHETPAFQKVLNKQKEVNVPFKEVMTKHLPMLVLGTIAAICTFVVFYLTTVFALNWGTTKLGYARGEFLVLQLIATLCFAAFIPLSAIFAEKFGRKNTSIAVCILSALFGLCFAPLLGSGSPILVFLFLCIGLSIMGLTYGPIGTVLSEIFPTSVRYTGSALTFNLAGIFGASFAPYIATKLAESYGLGAVGLYLSLASILSLIAFLMIRETKHDDVNNQI
- the lpxO gene encoding lipid A hydroxylase LpxO, which produces MYAVIIVAVFLISFLYTYFRGKERLKASRQLFDHSTFLAPVNMFMTGFSKLPNQPFFDVAQFPELKPLQDNWQVIREEAIQLQNQIKASEKNNDAGFNTFFKRGWKRFYLKWYQDSHPSAQQLCPKTVALLESIPSVKAAMFTELPSGSYLGKHRDPYAGSVRYHLGLVTPNSDDCFIEVDQERYSWRDGEATVFDETFVHWAENKTEETRIILFCDIERPMKWGWAQKLNYWFGRNVMSAASSPNDDQDKTGFINRIFKYGYAVHHYGRGLKERNRPLYYVSKWLLFAILIGLILLPSFL
- a CDS encoding dual specificity protein phosphatase family protein, which codes for MKKTLITVALVSTLTLGGCMKHPSLDDEQRPKNWGTLISHTHNFYQISNDVFRSDQPSNELIPSLKQYNIDTVINLRARNEDAKVLKDQPFNLVHIPIYTWAINRQDLLQTMQAIQTAKQNNHKILVHCYHGSDRTGATIAMYRIIFENWSTEDAVKEMKQGGYGFHVIWKNIDHLFTPENVKWIQQQLSNPSS
- the secA gene encoding preprotein translocase subunit SecA gives rise to the protein MLASLIGGIFGTKNERELKRMRKIVEQINALEPTISALNDADLSAKTPEFKQRFNNGESLDKLLPEAFAVCREAAKRVMGMRHYDVQLIGGITLHEGKIAEMRTGEGKTLMGTLACYLNALSGQGVHVITVNDYLAQRDAELNRPLFEFLGLSIGVIYSMQMPDEKAQAYTADITYGTNNEFGFDYLRDNMVFSLQEKKQRGLSYAIIDEVDSILIDEARTPLIISGQSEDSSHLYQLINNIPPTLRPQKEEKVADGGHFWVDEKQRSVEMTEVGYETVEQNLIEMGLLAEGESLYSATNLNLVHHVTAAIRAHYLYQKNVHYIIGVNPQTQKEEVIIVDESTGRTMPGRRWSEGLHQAVEAKENMEIQPENQTLATTTFQNYFRLYKKLSGMTGTADTEAAEMKEIYGLDVVIIPTHRPMVRKDHNDLIYLNRNGKYTAIIEEITNIRQQGVAPILIGTATIEASEILSSKLLQAGIHHEVLNAKQHEREADIIAQAGSPNAVTIATNMAGRGTDILLGGNWKAKLAKIENSTPEDEARLQAQWEKDHEDVLSSGGLHIIGSERHESRRIDNQLRGRAGRQGDPGVSRFYLSLEDDLMRIFAGDRVVAMMRAMGLQESEAIEHKMVSRSIENAQRKVEARNFDIRKNLLKYDDVNNEQRKIIYSQRDEVLAESTLQDYIEEMHQEVVKGLIADFIPPESVHDQWDINGLENALHTDLGIDLPVQQWLDQDRRLDEEGLIARITDEVIARYRQRREQMGDESAAMLERHFMLNSLDRHWKDHLAAMDYLRQGIHLRGYAQKNPEQEYKKEAFNLFVNMLGVIKSDVVTDLSRVHVPTAEELVELEAQQQRQAESMRLSFEHDDVDGLTGEVTASEEIADHTFPVPESRNAPCPCGSGLKYKQCHGKI
- a CDS encoding peroxiredoxin, yielding MTLRLGDIAPNFQQQSSQGDIDFYGFLGDSWGILFSHPADYTPVCTTELGYTAKLKDEFDKRGVKAIALSVDDVESHQGWIQDINETQNTTVNFPIIADKDRKVSELYEFIHPNASETLTVRSLVIIDPNKKVRLIITYPASTGRNFNEVLRVVDSLQLTDKHKVATPANWQHGEDVVIVPSLKDEEEIKQRFPKGYKAVKPYLRLTPQPE
- a CDS encoding MBL fold metallo-hydrolase — encoded protein: MIYNIHHLHCGSFCPVCAPLFGQKGWKAHLVCHCLLIETDRGLVLIDTGLGLQDYLHTEQRLGRLLKQFGSIVPNLKLTAIQQIQQLGFNPSDVKHIFVTHLDFDHAGGISDFPNATVHLLAAEFNATQSLTTKGKLRYKTEQFKQHRHWSFAEHNNGEPWFNLQKVKGLPLFQDEILMIPLIGHTAGHCGIAIKKADGWVLFCGDAYYTHLELNPKNKLRALDLTERLLAEENQLRLQNLKQLQYLAQHEPSIELICAHDPVEFNRYQ